A genomic region of Deltaproteobacteria bacterium contains the following coding sequences:
- a CDS encoding RDD family protein, whose amino-acid sequence MNSNSFDDEEDQTIVEEKEKSKGTTPPANPQAEEEAEGTVAFVKKSDLSSRPLHRSTLEDLGPLPSFSQYIERFPIQAALPKQRFAAFFIDSLLLFYLVFGFKLILEHFVFPQSFLKNYPNGVLSFSAFLIIFLYYLLLESLWGITFGKWLCHLKVVDLEGFQPKLSSIFLRNFCRLFDYPFAFLVALLSMESSPFYQRLGDRAAQTVVIDKAQAKQDSIDLRSVPLSSTYIRMLSFSFDLVFYFSLLYLTASTLNPEKPYTLYVFGFFLSIFVLGYFPLFEFFTATTPGKFILGRRVIMENGEAIDATAAVIRNFFLPIDVLIAYLLIALSRRKQRLGDLVADTLVIKKMNHLRGRYGFIFLLLLLGFFSYTSYKNPQKHWWMGELKNLSLKTSELLYQKTQFLMLDDTEDTSAKNISSSRQTLVPAPTVNTTASSLSPPPSLAQGNLSIPEFYLSSGPNPAQIRREGQFQAGEEVYLFFKVSGFQIGKIQDVNVSEDAQILNPDASTFLAQKKVVEFNQTLAANVSALNIANSFKLPKEMNAGVYKIILTLRDQLSGQNLNYEKGLIVQSP is encoded by the coding sequence ATGAATTCTAATTCTTTTGATGATGAAGAGGACCAGACAATTGTAGAAGAAAAAGAGAAAAGTAAGGGAACGACTCCTCCTGCTAATCCACAAGCGGAAGAGGAAGCGGAGGGAACAGTTGCTTTCGTAAAAAAAAGTGACCTGTCTTCGCGTCCTTTGCATCGCAGTACTTTAGAAGACCTGGGCCCCCTGCCCTCTTTTTCTCAATACATTGAACGTTTTCCCATTCAGGCAGCCCTTCCCAAACAACGCTTTGCCGCTTTTTTCATTGATAGTCTTTTGCTTTTTTATCTTGTTTTTGGCTTTAAACTTATCCTCGAACATTTTGTGTTTCCACAAAGCTTTTTAAAAAATTACCCCAATGGAGTTTTAAGTTTTTCAGCCTTTCTTATTATCTTTTTGTATTACCTGCTATTGGAATCTCTCTGGGGGATAACCTTTGGAAAATGGCTCTGCCACTTAAAGGTGGTGGATTTAGAAGGTTTTCAACCCAAACTTTCCAGTATTTTCCTGCGTAACTTTTGCCGTCTTTTTGATTATCCTTTTGCCTTTCTGGTGGCGCTCCTTTCTATGGAAAGTTCTCCTTTCTATCAGCGTCTGGGAGATAGAGCTGCACAAACGGTGGTCATCGACAAAGCTCAAGCCAAACAAGATAGCATCGATTTACGCTCTGTCCCTCTAAGTTCCACTTACATCCGCATGCTTTCCTTCAGTTTCGATCTGGTCTTTTATTTCTCTTTGCTTTATCTCACCGCATCCACCTTAAATCCGGAAAAACCATACACCCTCTACGTTTTTGGATTCTTCCTTTCGATTTTTGTTCTAGGTTATTTTCCCCTGTTTGAATTTTTCACTGCGACCACGCCAGGAAAATTTATTTTAGGGCGTCGGGTGATTATGGAAAATGGCGAAGCCATTGATGCCACAGCTGCTGTCATTCGAAATTTTTTTCTTCCGATAGATGTCCTCATTGCCTATTTACTCATTGCCCTCAGCCGACGCAAACAACGCTTGGGAGATTTGGTAGCCGATACCCTGGTCATCAAAAAAATGAATCATCTTCGGGGCAGATACGGCTTCATTTTTCTGTTGCTGCTGCTGGGATTTTTTTCTTACACCAGTTACAAGAATCCGCAAAAACACTGGTGGATGGGGGAACTTAAAAATCTAAGTTTAAAAACCTCAGAACTTCTCTACCAAAAAACCCAGTTCTTGATGTTGGACGATACTGAAGACACTTCCGCAAAAAACATCTCCTCTTCTAGGCAAACCCTAGTTCCAGCTCCTACGGTAAACACGACAGCCTCAAGCCTCTCCCCCCCTCCGTCTTTGGCACAGGGGAATTTAAGTATTCCCGAATTTTATCTTTCTTCAGGCCCTAACCCCGCCCAAATCCGTCGAGAGGGTCAGTTTCAGGCAGGAGAAGAGGTTTACTTATTCTTTAAAGTAAGCGGATTTCAAATAGGAAAAATCCAAGATGTCAACGTAAGCGAAGATGCCCAAATTCTGAATCCGGATGCGAGCACTTTTTTAGCACAAAAGAAAGTGGTGGAATTCAACCAGACGCTTGCGGCTAACGTCTCTGCCTTAAATATTGCCAACTCTTTTAAATTACCCAAAGAAATGAACGCGGGGGTCTACAAGATTATTCTCACTTTGAGGGATCAATTGAGCGGGCAAAATTTGAATTATGAAAAGGGATTGATCGTGCAGAGCCCCTAA
- a CDS encoding 2-oxoacid:ferredoxin oxidoreductase subunit beta, producing MTQENSISLNQTRKDFISDQEIRWCPGCGDYAILAQLQNTLPKLNIPREKYAFVSGIGCSSRFPYYMNTYGFHTIHGRAPTFATGLKSYRPDLSVWVITGDGDALSIGGNHFIHAMRRNIDLKVLLFNNRIYGLTKGQYSPTSERGKKTKSSPQGALDYPLRPIALALGAEATFVARTLDTDVKHMSEVFEAAGRHKGIAFVEILQNCVIFNDGAHASVSDKATKEDLSIKLVEGQPLIFGKEKNKGLRLKGFKVEVVEFDAANPPSDLMLHQTHLEDSTYASILARLELPEYPVPFGVFRSILKPSYEQLLEDQVQSAIEHKGKGNIEKLMNSGETWVVG from the coding sequence ATGACTCAAGAAAACTCCATCTCTCTCAATCAAACCCGTAAAGATTTTATTAGTGACCAGGAAATACGTTGGTGTCCCGGTTGTGGTGATTATGCCATCCTGGCTCAATTGCAAAATACCCTACCCAAGCTCAATATTCCTCGGGAAAAATATGCCTTTGTGTCGGGGATTGGCTGTTCAAGCCGTTTTCCTTACTATATGAACACCTATGGTTTTCATACGATTCACGGCCGTGCCCCCACTTTTGCGACCGGCCTAAAAAGTTACAGACCCGATCTCTCCGTGTGGGTGATTACTGGAGATGGCGATGCATTGAGCATTGGCGGCAATCATTTTATCCATGCGATGCGACGAAATATCGATTTGAAGGTCTTACTTTTCAACAATCGTATTTATGGTCTGACGAAAGGGCAGTACAGCCCTACTTCTGAGAGGGGCAAAAAGACCAAATCTTCTCCCCAGGGAGCTTTGGATTATCCCTTGCGTCCCATTGCGTTGGCCTTGGGCGCTGAGGCCACTTTTGTGGCGCGTACGCTGGATACCGATGTGAAACACATGAGTGAAGTTTTTGAGGCAGCAGGTCGTCACAAGGGGATTGCCTTTGTAGAAATTTTACAAAACTGCGTGATTTTTAACGACGGGGCTCATGCGAGCGTCAGTGACAAAGCGACCAAAGAAGACCTGTCGATCAAATTGGTGGAAGGCCAACCTCTTATTTTTGGAAAAGAAAAAAACAAGGGCCTTCGCTTAAAAGGCTTTAAAGTCGAAGTCGTTGAATTCGATGCGGCAAATCCTCCCTCCGATTTGATGCTTCATCAAACTCACCTGGAAGATTCTACCTATGCGTCTATTCTTGCCAGACTTGAGCTGCCTGAATATCCAGTTCCCTTCGGTGTGTTTCGATCCATCCTGAAACCTAGCTATGAGCAATTGTTAGAAGATCAGGTCCAGTCTGCGATTGAACATAAGGGCAAGGGGAATATTGAAAAGTTAATGAATAGCGGAGAGACTTGGGTGGTGGGGTAG
- a CDS encoding glutamyl-tRNA reductase, whose protein sequence is MSLIIVGISHKTANLALREQFALSDERQIQLLQRLSSLSAVEECVLVSTCNRLEVYAFASAEDKALQQIKICLKEIPNSADFDEDIIYSFNQGDAFLHGFRVVSGLDSMVLGENQILSQMKESFRQAEQEGSLGTSLNKYFQRCFNVSKKIRHETQLGAHPVSVSYVAILLAKKIFGSLENRKALLLGAGKMSELALQNLKSQGCSEILISNRNIEKAKALASQIAAQVVPFEDYLGSLSEVDVVITSTGAQEPILKVQAVQESMKLRKNKALFIIDIALPRNVEEGVNDLYNVYLYNLDDLQKVVDQNLKERQKEALKAEQILIHEVQLFKEEEKHRSLSPTIAKLTQKFNQIREKELEKLVLQLAPLSSEQQQKIRACTQAMVSKMLHDPLLVLKTEQQEPSSLYQDILKKLFRLEDESDLDN, encoded by the coding sequence ATGAGCTTGATCATCGTGGGGATCTCCCACAAAACCGCAAATCTTGCCTTACGCGAGCAGTTTGCCTTATCGGACGAAAGGCAGATTCAGCTGCTCCAAAGGCTTTCTTCCTTGAGCGCGGTGGAGGAGTGTGTGCTGGTTTCCACCTGTAATCGCCTGGAGGTCTATGCCTTTGCTTCAGCGGAAGATAAGGCCCTCCAACAAATTAAAATTTGTTTGAAAGAAATCCCAAATTCAGCGGATTTTGATGAAGATATTATTTATAGTTTCAATCAGGGGGATGCTTTTTTACATGGCTTTCGAGTGGTGAGCGGACTCGATTCGATGGTGTTGGGGGAGAATCAAATTTTATCGCAGATGAAAGAATCTTTTCGTCAGGCAGAGCAAGAAGGCAGCTTGGGGACCAGTCTCAATAAATATTTTCAGCGCTGTTTTAACGTTTCCAAAAAAATTCGACACGAAACCCAGTTGGGGGCTCATCCCGTCAGCGTGAGTTATGTCGCGATTTTGCTGGCTAAAAAAATTTTTGGTTCTCTGGAAAACAGAAAAGCCCTTTTGTTGGGGGCTGGTAAGATGAGCGAGCTGGCCTTGCAGAACCTGAAAAGCCAGGGCTGTTCGGAAATTTTAATCAGCAATCGAAATATTGAAAAAGCAAAGGCGCTGGCCTCTCAGATTGCGGCGCAGGTGGTTCCTTTTGAAGATTATCTGGGCTCACTCAGCGAAGTGGATGTGGTCATTACTTCCACGGGGGCCCAGGAGCCAATCTTGAAGGTTCAAGCGGTTCAAGAAAGTATGAAGCTTCGCAAAAACAAGGCCCTTTTTATCATCGATATTGCCTTGCCCCGAAATGTGGAAGAAGGGGTAAATGATCTTTATAATGTTTATCTTTATAATCTGGATGATCTTCAAAAAGTGGTCGATCAAAATCTGAAAGAACGACAAAAAGAGGCCTTGAAGGCCGAACAAATTTTAATCCATGAAGTGCAATTGTTTAAAGAAGAAGAAAAACATCGCTCTCTAAGCCCCACCATTGCCAAACTCACCCAAAAATTTAATCAGATTCGCGAAAAAGAGCTGGAAAAGCTTGTTTTGCAACTCGCGCCTCTTTCCTCAGAGCAGCAGCAGAAGATACGGGCCTGCACCCAGGCCATGGTGAGTAAAATGTTGCATGATCCCTTGTTGGTCTTAAAAACCGAACAACAGGAGCCTTCCTCCTTGTACCAGGACATTCTGAAAAAACTTTTCCGCCTGGAGGACGAAAGCGATCTTGACAATTGA
- a CDS encoding 2-oxoacid:acceptor oxidoreductase subunit alpha, translating into MSQASAAMQKKKTIEEKENVIIRFAGDSGDGMQLTGTQFTHTTASIGNDLSTLPDYPAEIRAPAGSLAGVSSFQLNFSSRDIRTPGDLPDVLVAMNPAALKANLGDMAPDTIIIANEDAFIDRNLERAGYTSNPLEDGSLKGFRLFRVPIGTLNQNGLAELSLTGKEKDRSKNFFALGMMYWMYDRPLDVTLKWIEEKFSKKPEVAKANILSLKAGFNYAETAEIMSVHFKVKPAQLKPGKYRNIMGNEATALGLVVASELVKKPLFFCSYPITPASEILHELSKHKNFGVKTIQAEDEIAAVGAAIGGAFGGAFAVTSTSGPGLALKSEAINLAVMTELPLLVINVQRGGPSTGLPTKTEQSDLLQSMFGRNGESPVPVLAAASPSDCFLMVIEAARIAIKYMTPVIFLTDGYIANGSEPWLLPSIKSLQKFEIKYAEKGEGKFMPFLRDEKTLSRPWAIPGTAGLEHRIGGIEKADKTGTVSYDPINHDKMVRLRAAKIEAIVQDVPDLEVTGGASGDVLLLGWGGPYGAITSAGDQLRAQGHKVSSVHLRYLNPFPRNLGQILKNFKKVMICELNLGQLAFLIRAKYLVDAASFTKVQGKPFGIQEIVKEAKKYL; encoded by the coding sequence ATGAGTCAGGCGAGTGCAGCAATGCAAAAGAAAAAAACAATAGAAGAAAAAGAAAATGTCATTATCCGTTTTGCGGGGGATTCCGGGGATGGGATGCAGCTTACGGGAACTCAATTCACGCATACCACGGCGTCCATTGGAAATGATCTTTCCACCCTACCCGATTATCCGGCTGAAATTCGTGCTCCTGCGGGCTCCCTGGCGGGAGTGAGTTCCTTCCAATTGAATTTTTCCTCCAGAGACATTCGAACTCCCGGCGATTTGCCGGATGTTTTGGTGGCAATGAATCCCGCTGCCTTGAAGGCTAACCTGGGAGATATGGCTCCAGATACAATTATTATTGCCAACGAAGATGCCTTCATCGACCGCAATTTAGAGCGTGCAGGTTATACTTCCAATCCTCTAGAAGATGGAAGCCTCAAGGGTTTCAGGCTGTTTCGGGTTCCCATTGGAACCTTGAACCAAAATGGCCTGGCAGAGTTAAGTCTTACAGGGAAAGAAAAAGACCGTTCTAAAAACTTTTTTGCTCTAGGGATGATGTACTGGATGTACGACCGTCCTCTGGATGTAACGCTGAAATGGATTGAAGAAAAATTCAGTAAAAAACCAGAAGTGGCCAAGGCCAATATCTTGAGTTTAAAGGCGGGGTTCAATTATGCGGAGACGGCTGAAATTATGTCCGTTCATTTCAAGGTAAAACCTGCCCAATTGAAGCCTGGAAAATATCGAAATATTATGGGGAATGAGGCAACAGCACTGGGTTTGGTGGTAGCATCGGAATTGGTAAAAAAACCACTCTTCTTTTGCAGCTACCCGATTACCCCCGCTTCTGAAATTCTGCATGAACTTTCAAAGCATAAAAATTTTGGGGTAAAAACCATTCAGGCGGAAGACGAAATTGCAGCCGTTGGAGCTGCCATTGGAGGCGCATTTGGAGGAGCTTTTGCGGTTACCAGCACCAGTGGTCCGGGTTTGGCTTTGAAGTCTGAAGCCATTAACCTGGCCGTCATGACCGAGTTGCCTTTGCTGGTGATCAATGTTCAGAGGGGTGGGCCAAGTACGGGGTTACCGACCAAAACCGAGCAATCCGACCTGCTTCAAAGTATGTTCGGTCGAAATGGTGAAAGTCCTGTCCCTGTTTTGGCGGCGGCTTCTCCTTCCGATTGTTTTTTGATGGTGATTGAAGCAGCGCGCATTGCCATCAAATATATGACGCCTGTTATTTTTCTCACCGACGGCTACATTGCCAATGGATCGGAACCTTGGTTGCTGCCTTCGATAAAATCGCTCCAAAAATTTGAAATCAAGTATGCCGAAAAGGGTGAAGGCAAATTCATGCCTTTTCTGCGCGATGAAAAAACTCTTTCCAGACCTTGGGCTATCCCCGGTACAGCGGGTTTGGAACATCGCATCGGCGGCATAGAAAAAGCGGATAAAACGGGAACTGTGAGCTATGATCCCATCAACCACGATAAAATGGTTCGCTTACGAGCTGCTAAAATAGAAGCGATTGTCCAGGATGTTCCTGATTTGGAAGTGACAGGTGGAGCGAGTGGAGACGTCCTTTTGCTAGGTTGGGGTGGCCCCTATGGAGCGATCACTTCGGCGGGGGATCAGTTGCGTGCTCAGGGGCATAAGGTAAGCAGTGTGCATCTCCGTTATCTGAATCCTTTCCCCAGGAATTTGGGGCAGATTCTCAAGAACTTCAAAAAAGTAATGATTTGCGAATTGAATTTGGGGCAGCTTGCTTTTCTGATTCGGGCCAAGTATTTGGTAGATGCGGCCTCGTTTACTAAGGTTCAAGGGAAGCCTTTTGGCATCCAGGAAATTGTCAAAGAGGCGAAGAAATATTTATAA
- a CDS encoding ATP-binding protein: protein MNKNPRYLEKQIKEDLKKKMVFLSGPRQVGKTTLSKRLLKEKGGLYLNWDIPNERQRFLKQEFSEEKLWVFDEIHKYRAWRNSLKGIYDAHAKTHQILVTGSGRLDLYRRGGDSLQGRYHLLRLYPYTVAELKIENQKDFETLFKLGGFPEPYFSQSQKEARRWTREYRTRILEEDITQLEQVQDLGNLEALMIALPSRVCSPLSINSLREDLQVAHKTVSNWLEILERLYFIFRLKPFGAKKLRAIKKDQKHYHFDWNLLDEDGPRFENLVAVHLQKWVHYQQDVEGYDDELLYFRDIDLREVDFILTRKGKVTQAIECKLKDEELGKGLLYFKAKFPQAECWQISAFGQKDYLSKEGIRVSPALRFLRGLI, encoded by the coding sequence ATGAATAAAAACCCTCGATACCTCGAAAAACAAATCAAAGAAGATCTCAAAAAGAAGATGGTTTTTTTGAGTGGGCCACGACAAGTAGGTAAAACTACGCTTTCGAAAAGGCTTCTCAAAGAAAAAGGTGGGCTTTATCTCAATTGGGATATTCCGAACGAGCGACAACGCTTTTTGAAGCAGGAATTTTCAGAAGAAAAACTCTGGGTCTTTGATGAAATTCACAAGTATAGAGCCTGGAGAAATAGCCTTAAAGGCATTTACGACGCCCACGCCAAAACGCATCAAATCCTGGTGACGGGTTCTGGACGTCTTGATTTATACCGTCGTGGAGGCGATTCACTTCAGGGTCGCTATCATCTTTTGCGCCTTTATCCCTACACCGTTGCAGAATTGAAAATTGAAAATCAAAAAGATTTCGAAACCCTTTTCAAATTAGGTGGTTTCCCAGAACCCTATTTTTCCCAATCCCAAAAAGAAGCCCGTCGTTGGACCCGGGAATATCGCACTCGCATTCTCGAAGAAGACATCACGCAACTCGAGCAAGTTCAAGATCTAGGAAACCTGGAAGCTCTCATGATTGCCTTGCCCTCACGTGTATGCTCACCCCTTTCCATTAATAGTTTACGAGAAGATCTGCAGGTGGCTCATAAGACGGTTTCGAATTGGCTGGAAATTTTGGAGCGGCTTTATTTTATTTTTCGTCTTAAACCCTTCGGTGCAAAAAAATTAAGGGCCATTAAAAAAGATCAGAAGCATTATCATTTTGATTGGAATTTACTCGACGAAGACGGCCCCCGTTTCGAAAACCTCGTCGCGGTTCATCTACAAAAATGGGTGCATTATCAGCAAGATGTAGAAGGTTATGACGATGAGCTGCTTTATTTTAGGGATATTGATTTAAGAGAAGTAGATTTTATTTTGACGCGAAAAGGGAAAGTGACTCAGGCCATCGAATGTAAATTGAAAGATGAGGAGCTTGGAAAAGGGCTGCTTTATTTTAAAGCGAAATTCCCTCAGGCAGAGTGCTGGCAGATCTCGGCGTTTGGTCAAAAAGATTATTTGTCGAAAGAGGGGATACGCGTTTCTCCAGCTTTGAGATTTTTGAGGGGGCTAATTTGA